One stretch of Bombus terrestris chromosome 5, iyBomTerr1.2, whole genome shotgun sequence DNA includes these proteins:
- the LOC100651561 gene encoding NEDD8, which yields MLIKVKTLTGKEIEIDIEPTDKVERIKERVEEKEGIPPQQQRLIFSGKQMNDEKTAQDYKVQGGSVLHLVLALRGGL from the exons ATGTTGATCAAAGTGAAG ACTCTTACCGGAAAGGAG ATTGAAATAGATATAGAACCTACAGATAAAGTAGAAAGGATCAAGGAGAGAGtggaagaaaaggaagggatACCGCCTCAACAACAGCGATTGATATTTTCTGGAAAGCAAAT GAATGACGAAAAAACGGCGCAAGATTATAAAGTTCAAGGTGGATCAGTACTGCATTTGGTACTCGCATTGAGAGGGGGTTTATAA
- the LOC105665751 gene encoding transcription and mRNA export factor ENY2, producing MKTAPHQRLVMVGDRDGLKELLRRRLVECGWRDQVKLICKDLIKEHGHDITYDKLLSMVTTKARTLVPDSVKKELLQKIKNQLIAQEEKLKM from the exons ATGAAGACTGCTCCACATCAAAGGCTAGTTATGGTTGGAGATCGCGACGg GCTAAAAGAGTTGCTACGTCGTCGATTAGTTGAATGTGGATGGAGAGATCAAGTAAAATTAATCTGCAAGGATTTAATAAAAGAACATGGTCACGATATTACTTATGATAAATTGCTTTCAATGGTTACAACTAAAGCAAGAACACTTGTTCCAGACTCTGTTAAAAAGGAACTCctacagaaaataaaaaatcaactgATTGctcaagaagaaaaattaaaaatgtaa
- the LOC100651321 gene encoding mitochondrial import inner membrane translocase subunit Tim21: protein MASTRVINCILYKRFVAVCSLRNVYIFSNFSNNSNFRQNALYCTKKSIAKTDHVEHENKIQVGFADVVKENTKSIGYLGVIICGIGITAFMFYMIFDELFSNKSPNSVYSKALDRCIKHPKVTDALGEPIKAYGEESRRGRRSHISHITFEKDGVRHMRMKFYIQGIRRRATVNLEVQEDESGNYVYRYLYVLVDDILQTIIKIEDNREQKRRSITEAELEWN from the exons ATGGCATCAACACGAGTAATCAATTGCATTTTGTACAAAAGATTTGTAGCAGTCTGTAGTCTAAGaaatgtatacattttttctaattttagtaataattctaattttcgacaaaatgcattatattgtacaaaaaaaTCAATTGCTAAAACAGATCATGTCGAACATGAAAATAAAATCCAAGTTGGATTTGCGGATGTAG ttaaagaaaatacaaaatctaTTGGATATTTAGGTGTAATAATTTGTGGTATAGGAATTACTGCTTTCATgttttatatgatttttgatgaattattttccaataaaagtcCAAACAGCGTATACAGTAAAGCATTGGATCGCTGCATCAAACATCCTAAAGTAACAGATGCCCTAGGAGAACCAATAAAAGCATATGGAGAAGAGAGCAGACGTGGACGTAGAAGTCACATAAG TCATATTACCTTTGAAAAGGATGGAGTACGTCATatgagaatgaaattttatattcaagGTATAAGGAGACGCGCAACTGTGAATTTAGAAGTACAAGAA GATGAATCTGGCAATTATGTGTACAGATATTTATATGTACTTGTGGATGATATTTTGCAAACTATTATTAAAATAGAAGACAACAGAGAGCAAAAGAGGCGCTCCATTACCGAAGCAGAACTTGAATGGAATTAA
- the LOC100650808 gene encoding annulin isoform X2, giving the protein MGKFCSCFSRFRAIFRPETVTDGPLKPLCTKPECLPRPPAASSSGEDFGVPVLTIADVDPCIAENGVNHRTSRYDLMTRQDDKSRLVVRRGQEFYLHLTLSRDYEPSIDGMSIIFTVDGVERPLYGHGTLVATAVLYPGEPSEGSWHATIDAIQHNFIRLKIVAAPDAIIGKWRIDIDTKNKNLDGAVSYTVKQPFYLIFNPWCAEDAVYMEEEDQRQEYVMAEDGLIWRGSYNRLRPTVWKYSQFERDILDCALHLMIQVGKVRIHGRNDPVVISRILSAAVNSPDDNGAVMGNWSDDFGGGTPPTKWLGSQKILQQYYKTKKPVKYGQCWVFSGVLATVCRTLGLPCRVVTNYASAHDTQSSLTVDYFVDAEGKIMEEMNSDSIWNFHVWNEVWMTRMDLSPEYSGWQAIDATPQELSEDAYRCGPASVAAVKKGEVLRPYDNAFLFAEVNADKVFWRYNGPTQPLKLIRKDVYGIGQFISTKAIGRWAREDITHTYKYPEKSEEERAAMLKALRQSQSLFSRYYLNEEFNEVMFNFELRDDIVIGQPFSVVLLIKNRSNYNEYEVSVILRVETVLYTGRVGDPVKRLNIDRLVRPGVLEEVRMDVSWEEYGPRLLNQCAFNISCLATIKDTNFEYFAQDDFRVRKPDIKITLENEPEVGKTLNATAKFQNPLPIPLKKCRFLIEGPGMDEQLKLKLSDQVEVDAYAECSFSMVPKFEGRATIAAKFYSKELEDVDGFVNFMVKSMKAVTNGE; this is encoded by the exons ATGGGCAAGTTTTGTTCTTGTTTTTCACGATTTAGAGCAATTTTTAGACCCGAAACTGTTACGGACGGTCCCCTTAAGCCATTATGCACAAAACCGGAATGTCTTCCACGGCCACCTGCTGCATCTAGTTCTG GGGAAGATTTTGGAGTTCCAGTGTTGACGATCGCAGATGTGGATCCGTGTATCGCGGAGAATGGAGTCAATCACAGAACATCCAGATACGACTTGATGACTAGACAGGACGACAAATCTAGGCTGGTCGTTAGACGGGGACAAGAATTTTACTTACACTTGACTTTGTCCAGAGATTACGAGCCAAGTATCGATGGTATGTCGATAATTTTCACGGTTGACGGAGTTGAGAGGCCGCTATACGGGCACGGAACCCTCGTTGCGACGGCTGTTCTTTATCCGGGAGAACCGTCCGAGGGTTCCTGGCATGCCACCATTGACGCTATTCAACACAATTTTATTCGATTGAAG ATTGTTGCAGCTCCCGACGCGATAATAGGCAAGTGGAGGATAGATATCGACACCAAGAACAAGAATTTAGACGGAGCCGTTAGTTACACGGTGAAACAACCGTTTTATCTAATTTTCAATCCCTGGTGCGCAG AGGACGCGGTGTACATGGAGGAGGAAGATCAGCGGCAGGAGTACGTGATGGCGGAGGATGGTTTGATATGGCGTGGAAGCTACAATCGTCTgagaccaacggtttggaaatattcgcaaTTCGAGCGAGACATATTAGATTGCGCGCTGCATCTGATGATTCAAGTTGGCAAAGTTCGAATACACGGCAGAAACGATCCTGTCGTTATATCTCGCATTCTGTCGGCAGCC GTAAATTCGCCGGATGACAATGGCGCGGTAATGGGTAACTGGTCCGATGATTTTGGAGGTGGCACACCACCGACCAAATGGTTGGGTTCGCAAAAGATCCTGCAACAATACTATAAGACGAAGAAACCGGTCAAGTATGGTCAATGCTGGGTATTCTCAGGAGTGTTGGCCACCGTTTGCCGTACCCTGGGACTACCTTGTCGCGTGGTAACCAATTATGCGAGCGCGCACGACACTCAGAGCAGCTTGACCGTCGACTATTTCGTCGATGCCGAGGGGAAAATTATGGAGGAGATGAACAGCGATTCGATATG GAATTTCCACGTGTGGAACGAGGTATGGATGACTAGAATGGACTTGTCGCCGGAATATTCTGGTTGGCAAGCGATCGATGCGACTCCTCAAGAATTGAGCGAAGACGCGTACCGTTGCGGACCGGCTTCCGTCGCCGCTGTGAAGAAAGGCGAGGTTCTCCGACCTTACGACAATGCCTTCCTGTTCGCCGAGGTCAACGCGGATAAAGTGTTTTGGCGTTACAATGGACCGACCCAACCTTTAAAGTTGATTCGAAAGGACGTGTACGG CATCGGGCAATTTATTAGCACGAAAGCGATCGGTAGATGGGCGAGGGAAGATATCACTCATACCTACAAGTATCCAGAAA AGTCGGAAGAAGAACGGGCTGCCATGTTGAAGGCGTTGCGTCAAAGTCAGTCGTTGTTTAGTCGTTATTACCTCAACGAGGAGTTCAACGAAGTCATGTTTAACTTCGAGTTACGCGACGATATCGTGATCGGACAACCTTTCAG TGTCGTGTTGCTGATTAAAAATAGAAGCAATTACAACGAGTATGAGGTCTCGGTGATTTTAAGAGTAGAGACGGTTCTGTACACCGGACGGGTCGGCGACCCAGTGAAGAGATTAAATATCGATCGACTGGTGAGACCTGGAGTCCTCGAGGAAGTGCGTATGGATGTATCCTGGGAGGAATACGGACCTCGATTATTGAATCAGTGCGCATTCAATATTTCCTGCCTGGCGACCATCAAGGACACCAATTTCGAGTACTTTGCGCAAGACGACTTTCGCGTGAGGAAACCCGACATTAAAATCACG TTGGAGAACGAGCCGGAAGTTGGCAAGACGTTAAACGCGAcagcgaaatttcaaaatccGCTACCCATCCCATTGAAGAAGTGTAGATTCTTGATCGAGGGGCCTGGAATGGACGAGCAGCTGAAATTGAAACTGTCGGATCAGGTAGAGGTGGACGCGTACGCGGAATGTTCGTTCTCTATGGTACCGAAATTCGAAGGCCGTGCCACGATCGCTGCGAAATTTTACTCGAAAGAGCTCGAGGACGTTGACGGTTTCGTCAATTTTATGGTAAAATCGATGAAAGCCGTTACAAACGGCGAGTAA
- the LOC100650808 gene encoding annulin isoform X1 — translation MDSVFRSFSRDEFAFPSPRRMFYRFYDRYRSFNDRRSNPFPFRFYWEDFGVPVLTIADVDPCIAENGVNHRTSRYDLMTRQDDKSRLVVRRGQEFYLHLTLSRDYEPSIDGMSIIFTVDGVERPLYGHGTLVATAVLYPGEPSEGSWHATIDAIQHNFIRLKIVAAPDAIIGKWRIDIDTKNKNLDGAVSYTVKQPFYLIFNPWCAEDAVYMEEEDQRQEYVMAEDGLIWRGSYNRLRPTVWKYSQFERDILDCALHLMIQVGKVRIHGRNDPVVISRILSAAVNSPDDNGAVMGNWSDDFGGGTPPTKWLGSQKILQQYYKTKKPVKYGQCWVFSGVLATVCRTLGLPCRVVTNYASAHDTQSSLTVDYFVDAEGKIMEEMNSDSIWNFHVWNEVWMTRMDLSPEYSGWQAIDATPQELSEDAYRCGPASVAAVKKGEVLRPYDNAFLFAEVNADKVFWRYNGPTQPLKLIRKDVYGIGQFISTKAIGRWAREDITHTYKYPEKSEEERAAMLKALRQSQSLFSRYYLNEEFNEVMFNFELRDDIVIGQPFSVVLLIKNRSNYNEYEVSVILRVETVLYTGRVGDPVKRLNIDRLVRPGVLEEVRMDVSWEEYGPRLLNQCAFNISCLATIKDTNFEYFAQDDFRVRKPDIKITLENEPEVGKTLNATAKFQNPLPIPLKKCRFLIEGPGMDEQLKLKLSDQVEVDAYAECSFSMVPKFEGRATIAAKFYSKELEDVDGFVNFMVKSMKAVTNGE, via the exons ATGGATTCagtctttcgttcgttttcgaGGGACGAGTTTGCATTCCCGAGTCCTCGAAGGATGTTTTATAGATTTTACGATCGTTACCGGTCTTTCAATGATCGCCGTTCCAATCCCTTTCCATTCAGATTTTACT GGGAAGATTTTGGAGTTCCAGTGTTGACGATCGCAGATGTGGATCCGTGTATCGCGGAGAATGGAGTCAATCACAGAACATCCAGATACGACTTGATGACTAGACAGGACGACAAATCTAGGCTGGTCGTTAGACGGGGACAAGAATTTTACTTACACTTGACTTTGTCCAGAGATTACGAGCCAAGTATCGATGGTATGTCGATAATTTTCACGGTTGACGGAGTTGAGAGGCCGCTATACGGGCACGGAACCCTCGTTGCGACGGCTGTTCTTTATCCGGGAGAACCGTCCGAGGGTTCCTGGCATGCCACCATTGACGCTATTCAACACAATTTTATTCGATTGAAG ATTGTTGCAGCTCCCGACGCGATAATAGGCAAGTGGAGGATAGATATCGACACCAAGAACAAGAATTTAGACGGAGCCGTTAGTTACACGGTGAAACAACCGTTTTATCTAATTTTCAATCCCTGGTGCGCAG AGGACGCGGTGTACATGGAGGAGGAAGATCAGCGGCAGGAGTACGTGATGGCGGAGGATGGTTTGATATGGCGTGGAAGCTACAATCGTCTgagaccaacggtttggaaatattcgcaaTTCGAGCGAGACATATTAGATTGCGCGCTGCATCTGATGATTCAAGTTGGCAAAGTTCGAATACACGGCAGAAACGATCCTGTCGTTATATCTCGCATTCTGTCGGCAGCC GTAAATTCGCCGGATGACAATGGCGCGGTAATGGGTAACTGGTCCGATGATTTTGGAGGTGGCACACCACCGACCAAATGGTTGGGTTCGCAAAAGATCCTGCAACAATACTATAAGACGAAGAAACCGGTCAAGTATGGTCAATGCTGGGTATTCTCAGGAGTGTTGGCCACCGTTTGCCGTACCCTGGGACTACCTTGTCGCGTGGTAACCAATTATGCGAGCGCGCACGACACTCAGAGCAGCTTGACCGTCGACTATTTCGTCGATGCCGAGGGGAAAATTATGGAGGAGATGAACAGCGATTCGATATG GAATTTCCACGTGTGGAACGAGGTATGGATGACTAGAATGGACTTGTCGCCGGAATATTCTGGTTGGCAAGCGATCGATGCGACTCCTCAAGAATTGAGCGAAGACGCGTACCGTTGCGGACCGGCTTCCGTCGCCGCTGTGAAGAAAGGCGAGGTTCTCCGACCTTACGACAATGCCTTCCTGTTCGCCGAGGTCAACGCGGATAAAGTGTTTTGGCGTTACAATGGACCGACCCAACCTTTAAAGTTGATTCGAAAGGACGTGTACGG CATCGGGCAATTTATTAGCACGAAAGCGATCGGTAGATGGGCGAGGGAAGATATCACTCATACCTACAAGTATCCAGAAA AGTCGGAAGAAGAACGGGCTGCCATGTTGAAGGCGTTGCGTCAAAGTCAGTCGTTGTTTAGTCGTTATTACCTCAACGAGGAGTTCAACGAAGTCATGTTTAACTTCGAGTTACGCGACGATATCGTGATCGGACAACCTTTCAG TGTCGTGTTGCTGATTAAAAATAGAAGCAATTACAACGAGTATGAGGTCTCGGTGATTTTAAGAGTAGAGACGGTTCTGTACACCGGACGGGTCGGCGACCCAGTGAAGAGATTAAATATCGATCGACTGGTGAGACCTGGAGTCCTCGAGGAAGTGCGTATGGATGTATCCTGGGAGGAATACGGACCTCGATTATTGAATCAGTGCGCATTCAATATTTCCTGCCTGGCGACCATCAAGGACACCAATTTCGAGTACTTTGCGCAAGACGACTTTCGCGTGAGGAAACCCGACATTAAAATCACG TTGGAGAACGAGCCGGAAGTTGGCAAGACGTTAAACGCGAcagcgaaatttcaaaatccGCTACCCATCCCATTGAAGAAGTGTAGATTCTTGATCGAGGGGCCTGGAATGGACGAGCAGCTGAAATTGAAACTGTCGGATCAGGTAGAGGTGGACGCGTACGCGGAATGTTCGTTCTCTATGGTACCGAAATTCGAAGGCCGTGCCACGATCGCTGCGAAATTTTACTCGAAAGAGCTCGAGGACGTTGACGGTTTCGTCAATTTTATGGTAAAATCGATGAAAGCCGTTACAAACGGCGAGTAA